The following proteins are encoded in a genomic region of Nicotiana sylvestris chromosome 4, ASM39365v2, whole genome shotgun sequence:
- the LOC104215717 gene encoding probable calcium-binding protein CML36, protein MKLIKNLPKKFFKSKKNRSISRSDDPSFSSGTTTSENSLDKPYTGISTPTSVLPTTLSNEISADDWSSEEISNSGVYSDLVQAFSLIDGDGDGKIRKEQLEAILSRVGGKSPPSEEELISLLNEVDKNGDGCISLEDFGIISSAFELPEEMTAEDGGDEMRDAFDFFDADHDGKITAEELFNVFRMIGDARCTLEDCRRMIRSVDKNGDGFVCFEDFCLMMEQQR, encoded by the coding sequence ATGAAGCTCATCAAAAACTTGCCCAAAAAGTTTTTCAAGTCCAAAAAAAACCGCTCCATTTCCCGATCCGATGATCCGTCTTTCAGCTCTGGTACAACAACGTCGGAAAATTCTCTTGACAAGCCGTACACCGGCATCTCTACACCTACGAGCGTCCTGCCGACGACGTTATCCAACGAGATCTCCGCTGACGATTGGTCGTCGGAGGAGATTTCTAACTCAGGCGTCTACTCTGACCTAGTCCAAGCATTTTCACTCATCGACGGCGATGGCGATGGTAAAATAAGGAAGGAACAGCTCGAGGCTATTTTGAGTCGAGTTGGCGGTAAATCGCCGCCGAGTGAGGAGGAGCTGATATCGTTGCTGAATGAAGTGGATAAGAACGGTGATGGATGTATAAGTCTCGAGGATTTTGGGATTATTAGCTCGGCGTTTGAGCTGCCGGAGGAGATGACGGCGGAAGATGGCGGAGATGAGATGAGAGATGCGTTTGATTTTTTTGATGCTGATCACGACGGGAAAATAACTGCCGAGGAATTGTTCAACGTGTTTAGAATGATCGGAGATGCGCGGTGCACGTTAGAGGATTGTAGGCGCATGATAAGAAGCGTGGATAAAAATGGAGATGGGTTCGTGTGCTTCGAGGACTTTTGCCTTATGATGGAACAGCAGAGATGA